A genomic stretch from Pseudomonas alkylphenolica includes:
- the mreC gene encoding rod shape-determining protein MreC: MLVVLSITLMVVDARFTLLKPVRSQMGLVLMESYHITDLPQSLWQGVASQFGSRTELIAENEKLKTEALLMQGRVQKLAALTEQNVRLRELLNSSALVNEKVEVAELIGVDPNPFTHRILINKGERDGVVLGQPVLDARGLMGQVVELMPYTARVLLLTDTTHSIPVQVNRNGLRAIASGTGNPERLELRHVADTADIKEGDLLVSSGLGQRFPAGYPVATVKEVIHDSGQPFAIVRAVPTAALNRSRYLLLVFTDSRTPEQRATDAAMAQEAADRQGLPGSAEAAQPGATTVTPAPAPGTAPATPANPAPVASPAAAPAAPAPAPAAASGAATTPSRERH, translated from the coding sequence GTGCTGGTTGTGCTGTCGATCACCCTGATGGTGGTCGATGCGCGCTTTACCCTGCTCAAACCGGTACGCAGCCAGATGGGGCTGGTGCTGATGGAGTCCTATCACATCACCGACTTGCCGCAGAGCCTGTGGCAGGGTGTCGCCAGCCAGTTCGGCAGTCGTACCGAACTGATCGCCGAGAACGAAAAACTCAAGACCGAAGCCTTGCTGATGCAGGGGCGCGTACAGAAACTGGCGGCCCTGACCGAACAGAACGTGCGCCTGCGCGAGCTGCTCAATTCGTCGGCGTTGGTCAATGAGAAGGTCGAGGTCGCCGAGCTGATCGGCGTCGATCCCAACCCGTTCACCCACCGCATCCTGATCAACAAGGGCGAGCGCGATGGCGTGGTGCTTGGCCAGCCGGTGCTCGATGCCCGCGGCCTGATGGGCCAGGTGGTCGAGCTGATGCCTTATACCGCGCGGGTGCTGTTGCTGACCGACACTACTCACAGCATTCCGGTGCAGGTAAACCGCAACGGCCTGCGGGCGATTGCCAGCGGTACCGGCAACCCGGAGCGCCTGGAATTGCGCCATGTCGCCGATACTGCGGACATCAAGGAAGGCGACCTGCTGGTCAGCTCTGGCCTGGGCCAGCGCTTCCCGGCCGGCTATCCGGTGGCCACGGTAAAAGAAGTGATTCACGACTCCGGTCAGCCGTTCGCCATTGTTCGCGCGGTTCCGACTGCGGCTCTCAATCGCAGTCGCTACCTGCTGCTGGTGTTTACCGACAGCCGTACCCCCGAACAGCGTGCCACCGATGCCGCCATGGCCCAGGAGGCTGCTGATCGTCAGGGCTTGCCTGGCAGTGCTGAGGCCGCACAGCCTGGCGCGACGACTGTCACGCCAGCTCCAGCGCCCGGAACGGCTCCGGCGACGCCTGCCAACCCGGCTCCAGTCGCCTCGCCAGCGGCCGCACCCGCAGCCCCGGCGCCAGCTCCGGCTGCTGCCAGCGGCGCTGCTACGACCCCTTCGCGGGAGAGACACTAA
- the mreB gene encoding rod shape-determining protein MreB codes for MFKKLRGMFSSDLSIDLGTANTLIYVRERGIVLNEPSVVAIRTHGNQKSVVAVGTEAKRMLGRTPGNIAAIRPMKDGVIADFSVCEKMLQYFINKVHENSFLQPSPRVLICVPCKSTQVERRAIRESALGAGAREVFLIEEPMAAAIGAGLPVEEARGSMVVDIGGGTTEIALISLNGVVYAESVRVGGDRFDEAIVTYVRRNYGSLIGESTAERIKQEIGTAYPGGEVREVDVRGRNLAEGVPRAFTLNSNEVLEALQESLATIVQAVKSALEQSPPELASDIAERGLVLTGGGALLRDLDKLLAQETGLPVIVAEDPLTCVARGGGRALEMMDKHTMDLLSSE; via the coding sequence ATGTTCAAGAAACTGCGTGGCATGTTTTCCAGCGATCTTTCCATCGACCTGGGCACTGCCAACACCCTTATTTACGTGCGTGAGCGCGGTATCGTCCTGAATGAGCCCTCTGTTGTGGCCATTCGTACTCACGGCAACCAGAAAAGTGTCGTCGCGGTAGGTACCGAAGCCAAGCGCATGCTGGGCCGTACGCCCGGCAACATTGCTGCCATTCGTCCGATGAAGGACGGCGTGATCGCCGACTTCAGCGTTTGCGAAAAAATGCTGCAGTACTTCATCAACAAGGTTCACGAGAACAGCTTCCTGCAGCCAAGCCCGCGCGTGCTGATCTGTGTGCCGTGCAAATCGACCCAGGTCGAGCGTCGCGCCATCCGTGAATCGGCGCTGGGCGCCGGTGCCCGCGAAGTGTTCCTGATCGAAGAGCCAATGGCCGCCGCTATCGGTGCCGGCCTGCCGGTCGAGGAAGCCCGTGGTTCGATGGTCGTCGATATCGGCGGCGGTACCACTGAAATTGCACTGATCTCCCTCAATGGTGTGGTCTATGCCGAATCCGTGCGTGTCGGTGGTGACCGCTTCGACGAAGCGATCGTGACCTACGTGCGCCGTAACTACGGCAGCCTGATCGGCGAATCCACCGCCGAGCGCATCAAGCAGGAAATCGGTACCGCCTACCCAGGTGGCGAAGTGCGTGAAGTCGATGTTCGCGGTCGTAACCTGGCCGAGGGCGTACCACGTGCCTTCACCCTCAATTCCAACGAAGTGCTCGAAGCCCTGCAGGAATCCCTGGCGACCATCGTTCAGGCGGTCAAGAGCGCCCTGGAGCAATCGCCTCCCGAGCTGGCTTCGGACATCGCCGAGCGTGGCCTGGTGCTGACCGGTGGTGGCGCCCTGCTGCGCGACCTCGACAAGCTGCTGGCCCAGGAAACCGGCCTGCCGGTGATCGTTGCCGAAGACCCGCTGACCTGTGTTGCCCGTGGCGGTGGCCGCGCCCTGGAAATGATGGACAAACACACCATGGACCTGCTCTCCAGCGAGTAA
- the tldD gene encoding metalloprotease TldD, with amino-acid sequence MSEMLSTVSEHLLAPGGLTLDSLQSVLGELAGPGIDAADLYFQGQISESWALEDGIVKEGSFNLDQGVGVRAQSGEKTGFAYSNAINLEALTSAARAARSISRAGQNGSVQAFKSQDVVQLYGTDNPLDVLSRAEKVELLKRVDVATRALDPRIQQVTVSMAGVWERILIAAADGSLAADVRPLVRFNVSVIVEQNGRRERGGHGGGGRTDYRYFTDERVMGFAREALRQALVNLEAIPAPAGTLPVVLGSGWSGVLLHEAVGHGLEGDFNRKGSSAYSGHMGEKVASSLCTIVDDGTLEGRRGSLSVDDEGTPTECTTLIENGILKGYMQDKLNARLMGMAVTGNGRRESYAHLPMPRMTNTYMRAGESDPEEIIKSVKRGLYCANLGGGQVDITSGKFVFSTSEAYLIEDGKITAPVKGATLIGNGPEAMSRVSMVGNDLSLDSGVGTCGKDGQSVPVGVGQPTLKIDAITVGGTGA; translated from the coding sequence ATGAGCGAGATGTTATCCACTGTCAGCGAGCATCTGCTGGCGCCGGGCGGGCTGACCCTCGACAGCCTGCAGTCTGTGCTGGGTGAGTTGGCCGGGCCGGGCATCGATGCCGCCGACCTGTATTTCCAAGGGCAGATTTCCGAATCCTGGGCGCTTGAAGACGGGATCGTCAAAGAAGGCAGTTTCAACCTCGACCAGGGCGTGGGCGTACGAGCACAGTCTGGCGAAAAAACCGGTTTCGCCTACAGCAACGCCATCAACCTCGAAGCCCTGACTTCAGCTGCGCGTGCGGCCCGCTCGATTTCCCGCGCCGGGCAGAACGGTAGTGTCCAGGCGTTCAAAAGCCAGGATGTCGTTCAGCTGTATGGCACCGACAACCCGTTGGACGTGCTCAGCCGCGCCGAAAAGGTCGAGCTGCTCAAGCGTGTCGATGTGGCCACGCGTGCCCTGGATCCGCGCATCCAGCAAGTCACCGTGAGCATGGCCGGGGTCTGGGAGCGCATTCTGATCGCCGCAGCCGATGGCAGCCTGGCCGCGGATGTGCGTCCGCTGGTGCGTTTCAACGTCAGCGTGATCGTCGAGCAGAACGGTCGGCGTGAGCGCGGTGGCCATGGCGGTGGCGGGCGTACCGACTACCGCTATTTCACCGACGAGCGGGTCATGGGCTTTGCCCGTGAGGCCCTGCGTCAGGCTTTGGTCAACCTGGAAGCGATTCCGGCCCCGGCCGGCACCTTGCCGGTGGTCCTCGGTTCGGGTTGGTCCGGCGTATTGCTGCATGAGGCAGTCGGCCATGGCCTGGAGGGTGACTTCAACCGCAAGGGCAGCTCGGCCTACAGCGGCCACATGGGCGAAAAGGTTGCCTCGAGCCTGTGCACCATCGTCGATGATGGCACCCTGGAAGGTCGCCGCGGTTCGTTGAGCGTGGATGACGAAGGCACGCCCACCGAGTGCACCACGCTGATCGAGAACGGCATTCTCAAGGGCTACATGCAGGACAAGCTCAACGCCCGGTTGATGGGCATGGCGGTCACCGGTAACGGGCGCCGCGAGTCTTACGCGCACCTGCCAATGCCACGCATGACCAACACCTATATGCGTGCCGGGGAAAGCGATCCGGAAGAAATCATCAAGTCGGTCAAGCGCGGCCTCTACTGCGCCAATCTGGGCGGCGGCCAGGTGGATATCACCAGCGGCAAGTTTGTCTTCTCCACCAGCGAAGCCTATCTGATCGAAGACGGCAAAATCACTGCACCGGTCAAAGGCGCGACGCTGATCGGTAACGGTCCGGAAGCCATGAGCCGGGTATCGATGGTCGGTAACGACCTGTCCCTGGACAGTGGTGTGGGCACCTGTGGCAAGGATGGTCAGTCGGTGCCGGTTGGCGTCGGCCAGCCGACCTTGAAGATCGATGCGATCACCGTGGGTGGCACGGGCGCATGA
- the rng gene encoding ribonuclease G produces MSEEILINITPMESRVAVVENGVLQEVHVERTQRRGIVGNIYKGKVVRVLPGMQAAFVDIGLDRAAFIHASEISLREGSSVESISALVHEGQSLVVQVTKDPIGSKGARLTTQLSIPSRYLVYMPRTSHVGISLKIEDEAERERLKQVVTDCVAQENIQDAGGFILRTAAEGAGADEILMDIRYLRRLWDQIGAQIKTVGAPTEIYEDLGLALRTLRDLVNPKIEKIRIDSRETFQKTTQFVGELMPEIADRLEHYPGERPIFDLYGVEDEIQRALDRKVPLKSGGYLVVDPAEAMTTIDVNTGAFVGHRNLEETIFKTNLEAATAIARQLRLRNIGGIIIIDFIDMEDEEHQRQVLRTLEKQLERDHAKTNIIGITELGLVQMTRKRTRESLEQVLCEPCLCCQGRGKLKTPETVCYEIFREILREARAYQAEGYRVLANQKVVDRLLDEESGNVAELEAFIGRTIRFQVESMYSQEQYDVVLL; encoded by the coding sequence ATGAGTGAAGAGATTCTGATCAATATCACACCGATGGAATCACGCGTGGCGGTGGTGGAGAACGGTGTTCTTCAGGAAGTGCATGTTGAGCGCACCCAGCGGCGTGGCATCGTCGGCAACATCTACAAGGGTAAAGTGGTTCGCGTGTTGCCGGGGATGCAGGCAGCCTTCGTCGACATCGGCCTGGATCGCGCCGCCTTTATCCACGCCTCGGAAATCTCCCTGCGCGAAGGCTCGTCGGTGGAAAGCATCAGCGCCCTGGTACATGAGGGGCAGAGTCTGGTGGTTCAGGTCACCAAAGATCCGATCGGTTCCAAAGGCGCGCGGCTGACGACCCAGCTGTCGATTCCTTCGCGTTACCTGGTGTACATGCCGCGCACCAGTCATGTCGGCATTTCCCTGAAGATCGAAGACGAAGCCGAACGAGAGCGCCTGAAACAGGTGGTGACCGACTGTGTCGCCCAGGAAAACATCCAGGATGCCGGCGGCTTCATCCTGCGTACCGCCGCCGAAGGTGCCGGGGCCGATGAGATCCTCATGGACATCCGCTACCTGCGCAGGCTTTGGGATCAGATCGGTGCGCAGATCAAGACGGTCGGCGCGCCAACGGAAATCTATGAGGACCTGGGCCTGGCCTTGCGTACCCTGCGCGATCTGGTCAACCCGAAAATCGAGAAGATCCGCATCGACTCGCGGGAAACTTTCCAGAAAACCACGCAGTTCGTCGGCGAACTGATGCCGGAAATCGCCGACCGCCTCGAACACTACCCGGGCGAACGGCCGATCTTTGATCTGTATGGCGTCGAAGACGAGATCCAGCGGGCGCTGGACCGCAAGGTGCCGCTCAAATCCGGCGGCTACCTGGTGGTCGATCCGGCTGAGGCGATGACGACCATCGACGTCAACACCGGCGCATTCGTTGGTCACCGCAACCTGGAAGAGACGATCTTCAAGACCAACCTGGAAGCGGCCACCGCCATTGCCCGGCAACTACGCCTGCGCAATATCGGCGGCATCATCATCATCGACTTCATCGATATGGAAGACGAGGAGCACCAGCGTCAGGTGTTGCGCACCCTGGAAAAGCAGCTCGAACGCGACCACGCCAAAACCAACATCATTGGTATTACCGAGCTCGGTCTGGTGCAGATGACGCGCAAGCGCACCCGCGAAAGCCTTGAGCAGGTGCTGTGCGAGCCCTGCCTGTGCTGCCAGGGGCGCGGCAAGCTGAAAACCCCGGAGACAGTTTGTTACGAGATTTTCCGCGAAATTCTGCGCGAAGCCCGTGCCTACCAGGCCGAAGGCTATAGAGTGCTGGCCAATCAAAAGGTGGTCGACAGGCTGCTGGATGAAGAATCGGGCAACGTCGCCGAGCTTGAGGCGTTCATCGGCCGAACCATTCGTTTTCAGGTCGAGTCGATGTACTCCCAGGAACAGTACGATGTGGTGTTGCTCTGA
- a CDS encoding Maf family protein produces the protein MTPLYLASGSPRRRELLTQIGVPFTTLSASVDESPLPNEAAPVYVERLARAKASAGLAALLPRETNAALAVLGADTAVVLDGQILGKPVDRDDALAMLAALSGREHQVLTAVAVADQQRCLSVCVASQVRFRPISSEEAQAYWASGEPMDKAGAYAIQGLGAVFVQRIEGSYSAVVGLPLRETAELLGRFAIPCWQPLSAR, from the coding sequence ATGACCCCGCTGTACCTGGCCTCTGGTTCACCCCGCCGCCGGGAATTGCTGACCCAGATCGGCGTTCCCTTCACCACGCTCAGTGCTTCGGTCGACGAAAGCCCGCTGCCGAATGAGGCCGCGCCGGTTTACGTCGAGCGCCTGGCGCGGGCCAAGGCCAGCGCCGGGCTGGCTGCGCTGCTGCCGCGTGAGACGAATGCGGCCCTGGCGGTGCTTGGCGCCGACACCGCGGTGGTACTCGATGGGCAGATCCTGGGCAAACCCGTCGATCGCGATGATGCCCTGGCCATGCTTGCGGCGCTGTCGGGCCGCGAGCATCAGGTGCTGACGGCCGTTGCGGTCGCCGATCAGCAGCGTTGCCTGAGTGTCTGTGTCGCCAGTCAGGTCCGTTTTCGCCCGATTTCCAGCGAAGAAGCTCAAGCTTACTGGGCCAGCGGCGAGCCGATGGACAAAGCCGGCGCCTATGCCATCCAGGGCCTGGGTGCGGTGTTCGTGCAACGTATCGAAGGCAGCTATTCGGCAGTGGTGGGCTTGCCGCTCCGCGAGACCGCCGAGCTGCTCGGACGATTCGCCATTCCCTGTTGGCAACCGTTGTCGGCCCGTTGA
- the yjgA gene encoding ribosome biogenesis factor YjgA: protein MVDSYDTAFDGEKSKTQIKREMQALVDMGERLTLLKPDILAKLPLTDELRAALEEHKKHTANEAKRRHKSFIGKLMRDQDIDAITALLDQLDASSRQYNERFHGLERWRDRLIDGTDEVLEKFVQEYPEADRQQLRSLIRQAQHELKTNKPPSASRKIFKYIRTLDEVQRGLR, encoded by the coding sequence ATGGTTGATTCTTACGACACCGCCTTCGACGGCGAAAAAAGCAAAACCCAGATCAAGCGCGAAATGCAGGCGCTGGTCGATATGGGCGAGCGCCTCACATTGCTCAAGCCCGACATCCTGGCCAAACTTCCTTTGACCGACGAACTTCGTGCGGCCCTGGAAGAGCACAAGAAGCACACGGCCAACGAAGCGAAAAGACGTCACAAGTCATTCATCGGCAAGCTGATGCGTGACCAGGACATCGACGCAATCACTGCCCTTCTTGACCAGCTCGACGCCTCCTCGCGCCAGTACAACGAGCGCTTCCACGGCCTCGAACGCTGGCGCGACCGGCTGATCGACGGCACCGACGAAGTCCTGGAAAAATTCGTCCAGGAATACCCGGAAGCCGACCGCCAGCAGCTGCGTTCGCTGATCCGCCAGGCCCAGCACGAGCTGAAAACCAACAAGCCGCCTAGCGCCAGCCGCAAGATCTTCAAGTACATTCGCACCCTCGACGAGGTTCAACGCGGCCTGCGTTGA
- the gatC gene encoding Asp-tRNA(Asn)/Glu-tRNA(Gln) amidotransferase subunit GatC, translating into MALERCDVEKIAHLARLGLNEADLPRTTDALNSILGLVDQMQAVDTTGIEPLAHPLEANQRLRADVVTESNHRDSYQAIAPATENGLYLVPKVIE; encoded by the coding sequence ATGGCGCTTGAACGCTGCGACGTGGAAAAGATCGCCCATCTGGCCCGACTGGGCCTGAATGAAGCCGATCTGCCACGCACTACCGATGCCCTGAACAGTATTCTGGGACTGGTCGACCAGATGCAAGCCGTCGACACCACTGGCATCGAGCCACTGGCGCACCCGCTGGAAGCCAACCAGCGCTTGCGCGCCGACGTGGTAACAGAAAGTAACCATCGAGACAGCTACCAGGCCATCGCCCCGGCGACGGAGAACGGCCTGTACCTGGTTCCGAAAGTCATCGAGTAA
- the mreD gene encoding rod shape-determining protein MreD, translated as MVSTRSRNGWVVWLTFALGLLLSVSPLPQFMEVFRPMWLALLLAFWTLALPHKVGMTTAFVLGLAEDVLYGTLLGQNALVLTLITFLVLTLQQRLRMFPMWQQSLVILVVFGLAQLVQLWLSALTGNRLPTLALIWSAVISALLWPWISFALRGLRLRLSIN; from the coding sequence ATGGTGAGTACTCGCAGTCGAAACGGCTGGGTGGTCTGGCTGACGTTCGCGCTTGGCCTGCTGCTCAGCGTTTCACCGTTGCCGCAGTTCATGGAAGTCTTCCGGCCCATGTGGCTGGCCTTGCTCCTGGCTTTCTGGACCTTGGCCCTGCCGCACAAGGTCGGCATGACCACGGCGTTTGTCCTGGGCCTGGCCGAGGATGTGTTGTACGGCACGCTATTGGGGCAGAACGCCCTGGTGCTGACCCTGATCACCTTCCTGGTGCTGACCTTGCAACAGCGCCTGCGGATGTTCCCGATGTGGCAGCAAAGCCTGGTGATCCTGGTGGTCTTCGGTCTGGCCCAGCTGGTGCAGCTATGGCTGAGTGCACTGACCGGCAACCGCTTGCCGACCCTGGCGCTGATCTGGTCGGCGGTCATCAGCGCCTTGCTCTGGCCGTGGATCAGCTTCGCCCTGCGTGGGCTGCGCTTGCGTCTGAGCATCAACTGA
- a CDS encoding YhdP family protein has protein sequence MERLIRVLGAMTRWGLGICALLAVLVALYVSLGRQLVPLVAEYRAEVEDKAEQALGMPVHIGSLQGHWSGLAPVLVLNDIQVGEGVTALRLDGVKVVPDLWASLSERQLRLANLEVGGLHLSLHEDEQGAWTLDGLPKTDDKPLDPQQLLEQMQAVAKITVLDSQVTLEPFQRDPMTLTYVSLGLQTGSIRQRLDLRLTLPDGQPVAMSVRSRVRPAHWRDGQLDAYLSLPQSDWARWLPPRLLGQWQAKELKAGGEFWLNWSKGQLQSSVVRLNAPQLRGAYAGREEAKVENLALNAWFQRREQGFDVQLDSLAMSLGKTRWESHLQLNQNAASEKGEETWKIQADRLDLTPLTPLIQSLAPLPDKVMAVVEGLKVKGSLRNVLLDIRPKATGDQRLSFAANLERVGFSAYHGAPAAGNVSGSISGDLGHGELRLDTDAFMLHLYPIFAKPWNYQKANARLTWRLDQEGFTLIAPYLKVLGEEGKIAGDFLIRLLFDETREDYMDLRVGLVDGDGRYTAKYLPEVLSPALDEWLRTAILKGAVDEGYFQYQGSLNHGASEQARSISLFFKVHDAALDFQPGWPQVQQVDGDVYIDDDGVRVNARHGQLLDTKVSDVQVNIPHVASGEHTHMYLDGAFDGGLGDGLKILQEAPIGTAAMFAGWEGEGSLKGKLKLDIPLAKGQQPQVVVDFDTSDARLKIAAPVIELNQLKGAFRFDYGKGLSGQNISARVFDKPITAQIFAEGKPGELQTRVQAKGQVALGALTQWLQVKQALPLSGELPYQLQLNLGSRDNQLKVDSSLKGLAINLPAPFGKAAEETRNSQFGMTLQGPERRFSASYADVANMLYAAPMDKLDQGRGELVLGGGSAQLPSAQGVQVRGKLAELDLAPWQQQMDSLAGNDPGGSARQLLRGVDLSIARLKGAGLDLNQAVVRLQRNPNNWALRLDSKEVIGNARLPDAKGAPLVVNLQTLHLPPQDPAEVTVPNAPDPMAKIDPRKIPSIDLSIDKLYRGDDLLGSAAVKVRSTAKGIALNDLDLSLKGLQIDGNGGWEGAPGASGSWYKGRIEGKNLADVLKAWNFAPTVTSRDFRMDVDARWPGSPAWVSLGRLSGSLDAALRKGQFVEVEGGAQALRVFGLLNFNSIGRRLRLDFSDLFDKGLSYDRVKGLLVASEGVYVTREPITVTGPSSNFELDGTLDMVRDRVDAKLQVTLPVTNNLPLAALIVGAPAVGGALFLVDRLLGDRVARYASVHYRVEGPWKEPKISFIKPFDK, from the coding sequence ATGGAGCGTCTGATCCGCGTTCTGGGCGCGATGACCCGCTGGGGCCTGGGAATCTGTGCCTTGCTGGCTGTGCTGGTCGCGCTGTATGTCAGCCTGGGCCGGCAACTGGTGCCGTTGGTGGCCGAATACCGCGCCGAAGTCGAAGACAAAGCCGAGCAGGCTTTGGGCATGCCTGTGCACATTGGCAGCCTGCAAGGGCACTGGAGCGGCCTGGCACCGGTGCTGGTGCTCAACGATATCCAGGTGGGCGAGGGTGTCACCGCGTTACGCCTGGACGGGGTCAAGGTGGTACCGGATCTGTGGGCCAGCCTCAGCGAGCGTCAGTTGCGCCTGGCCAACCTGGAAGTGGGTGGCCTGCACCTGAGCCTGCATGAAGATGAACAGGGCGCCTGGACCCTCGACGGTCTGCCGAAAACCGACGACAAGCCGCTGGATCCGCAGCAGTTGCTGGAGCAAATGCAGGCGGTGGCGAAGATCACCGTGCTCGACAGTCAGGTCACCCTCGAGCCGTTCCAGCGCGATCCGATGACTCTCACTTATGTCAGCCTCGGCTTGCAGACCGGCAGCATCCGTCAGCGTCTGGATCTGCGCCTGACCTTGCCTGACGGTCAGCCCGTGGCCATGAGTGTGCGCAGCCGCGTGCGTCCGGCGCACTGGCGTGATGGCCAGCTCGATGCCTACCTCAGCTTGCCCCAGAGTGACTGGGCGCGCTGGTTGCCGCCGCGGTTGCTGGGGCAATGGCAGGCCAAGGAACTTAAAGCCGGGGGCGAGTTCTGGCTGAACTGGAGCAAGGGCCAGCTACAGAGCAGTGTGGTTCGCCTGAATGCACCGCAGTTACGTGGCGCCTATGCCGGTCGTGAAGAGGCCAAGGTGGAAAACCTAGCGCTTAACGCTTGGTTCCAGCGCCGCGAACAAGGTTTTGATGTGCAACTCGATTCGCTGGCCATGAGCCTGGGCAAGACCCGTTGGGAATCGCACCTGCAACTGAATCAGAACGCTGCCAGTGAGAAGGGTGAAGAAACCTGGAAAATCCAGGCCGATCGCCTCGACCTGACCCCGCTCACGCCGCTGATCCAGTCGCTGGCACCGTTGCCGGACAAGGTCATGGCGGTGGTCGAGGGGCTGAAGGTCAAGGGCAGCCTGCGCAATGTCCTGTTGGATATCCGCCCGAAAGCAACCGGAGACCAGCGTCTGAGCTTTGCTGCCAATCTGGAACGGGTGGGCTTCAGTGCCTATCACGGTGCTCCGGCGGCGGGGAACGTCAGCGGTAGCATCAGTGGTGACCTCGGCCATGGCGAATTGCGCCTGGACACTGATGCTTTCATGCTCCATCTCTACCCGATCTTCGCCAAACCCTGGAATTACCAGAAGGCCAATGCGCGCCTGACCTGGCGCCTCGACCAGGAAGGTTTCACCCTCATTGCCCCCTATCTGAAGGTGCTGGGCGAAGAGGGCAAGATTGCCGGTGACTTCCTCATCCGTCTGCTGTTCGATGAAACACGTGAAGACTACATGGACTTGCGTGTCGGCCTGGTCGATGGCGATGGTCGCTACACCGCCAAGTACCTGCCTGAAGTCCTCAGCCCGGCGCTGGATGAATGGCTGCGTACCGCCATTCTCAAGGGCGCGGTCGACGAAGGCTATTTCCAGTACCAGGGCTCGCTCAATCACGGTGCATCCGAACAGGCGCGCAGCATCAGCCTGTTTTTCAAGGTCCATGATGCCGCGCTCGACTTCCAGCCTGGCTGGCCGCAGGTGCAGCAGGTCGATGGTGATGTGTACATCGACGATGATGGTGTGCGCGTCAACGCCAGGCATGGACAGTTGCTCGATACCAAGGTCAGCGATGTGCAGGTCAACATTCCCCACGTTGCCAGTGGTGAACACACGCATATGTACCTGGATGGGGCATTCGATGGCGGCTTGGGCGATGGCCTGAAAATCCTCCAGGAAGCGCCGATTGGTACGGCGGCGATGTTCGCGGGCTGGGAAGGTGAGGGTAGCCTCAAGGGCAAGCTCAAGCTGGATATCCCCTTGGCCAAGGGCCAGCAACCGCAGGTGGTGGTGGATTTCGACACCAGCGATGCGCGTCTGAAAATTGCCGCCCCGGTGATCGAGCTGAACCAGCTCAAGGGCGCGTTCCGCTTCGACTACGGCAAGGGCCTCAGCGGCCAGAACATCAGCGCACGGGTATTCGACAAGCCGATCACCGCGCAGATCTTTGCCGAGGGCAAACCCGGTGAGCTGCAAACGCGGGTCCAGGCCAAGGGTCAGGTGGCGCTCGGCGCCCTGACCCAATGGTTGCAGGTCAAGCAGGCCTTGCCGTTATCCGGCGAGCTGCCGTATCAGCTACAGCTCAATCTGGGTAGCCGAGACAATCAGCTCAAGGTCGACTCCAGTCTCAAAGGTCTGGCCATCAACCTGCCTGCACCCTTCGGCAAGGCAGCCGAAGAAACCCGCAACAGCCAGTTCGGCATGACCCTGCAAGGGCCTGAACGGCGGTTCAGCGCCAGCTACGCCGATGTCGCCAACATGCTCTATGCCGCGCCCATGGACAAACTCGACCAGGGTCGTGGCGAACTGGTGCTTGGCGGTGGTAGCGCGCAATTGCCCAGCGCTCAGGGTGTGCAGGTGCGCGGCAAACTGGCTGAGCTTGACCTCGCACCGTGGCAGCAGCAAATGGACAGCCTGGCCGGCAATGACCCGGGCGGCAGTGCCCGCCAGCTATTGCGCGGTGTCGACTTGAGCATCGCCCGGCTCAAGGGTGCCGGCCTTGACCTGAACCAGGCAGTGGTGCGTCTGCAGCGCAATCCGAACAACTGGGCATTGCGCCTGGACAGCAAGGAAGTCATCGGCAACGCGCGTCTGCCGGACGCCAAGGGCGCGCCGCTGGTGGTGAACCTGCAGACCCTTCACCTGCCGCCACAAGATCCGGCTGAGGTGACCGTACCCAACGCGCCTGATCCGATGGCCAAGATCGATCCGCGCAAGATTCCATCCATCGATCTGAGTATCGACAAGTTGTACCGCGGCGATGACCTGCTCGGCAGCGCGGCGGTCAAGGTGCGCTCGACCGCCAAGGGTATCGCCCTGAATGACCTGGACCTCAGCCTCAAAGGCCTGCAGATCGACGGCAATGGCGGTTGGGAAGGCGCTCCGGGCGCCAGCGGCAGTTGGTACAAGGGGCGCATCGAGGGCAAGAACCTGGCCGACGTGCTCAAAGCGTGGAATTTTGCCCCGACCGTCACCAGCCGCGACTTTCGCATGGATGTCGATGCGCGCTGGCCGGGATCGCCGGCCTGGGTCAGCCTTGGCCGTCTCTCCGGCAGCCTCGATGCCGCCCTGCGTAAAGGCCAGTTTGTTGAAGTCGAGGGCGGCGCCCAGGCCCTGCGGGTGTTTGGCCTGCTCAACTTCAACTCGATTGGCCGGCGTTTGCGCCTGGACTTCTCCGACCTGTTCGACAAGGGCCTGAGTTACGACCGGGTCAAAGGTCTGCTGGTGGCCAGCGAAGGCGTTTATGTAACCCGCGAACCGATCACCGTGACCGGGCCCTCAAGCAATTTCGAACTCGACGGCACGCTAGACATGGTGCGTGACCGGGTTGACGCGAAACTGCAGGTGACCTTGCCGGTGACCAACAACCTGCCGCTGGCAGCCTTGATTGTCGGAGCACCGGCGGTCGGTGGCGCGTTGTTCCTGGTTGATCGCCTGCTGGGTGACCGCGTGGCGCGCTATGCCAGCGTGCACTATCGCGTCGAAGGTCCGTGGAAAGAGCCTAAAATCAGCTTTATCAAACCGTTCGACAAATAG